The Helicobacter sp. MIT 21-1697 genome window below encodes:
- a CDS encoding DUF4145 domain-containing protein, whose protein sequence is MHNYEIPSIDKKAFTCPHCNVLAQMEWKNLHSGTTYDLGYSICIAVCQVCYEYSLWQKYGFLQKDKPQLVAEMLYPKQTAIPPAEDMPQSIKALYIEASGVLGDSPRAACALLRLALEELMVYLRDNFAEYKSLKGKNINEDIKELVKLGLPAKVQKALDIVRITGNNAVHSMKELDINDNPQIAYKLFEILNFIIREMITRPKELDSIFEDNISEGEKAAIKRRDGK, encoded by the coding sequence ATGCACAATTACGAAATACCAAGTATAGATAAAAAAGCTTTTACTTGCCCACATTGTAATGTGTTGGCGCAAATGGAGTGGAAGAACTTACACTCTGGCACAACTTATGATTTAGGTTATTCTATTTGTATCGCAGTATGTCAAGTATGCTATGAGTATAGCCTTTGGCAAAAATATGGCTTTTTGCAAAAAGACAAACCGCAATTAGTAGCGGAAATGCTCTATCCCAAGCAAACCGCTATTCCTCCAGCAGAGGATATGCCTCAATCTATCAAAGCACTTTATATAGAGGCTTCTGGTGTTTTGGGGGATTCTCCTAGAGCAGCTTGCGCTTTGTTGCGTTTAGCTTTGGAGGAGCTAATGGTATATTTAAGGGATAACTTTGCAGAATACAAAAGCCTTAAGGGCAAGAATATCAATGAGGATATTAAAGAACTTGTCAAATTGGGGCTTCCAGCAAAGGTGCAAAAGGCTTTGGATATTGTGCGTATCACAGGCAATAATGCGGTGCATTCTATGAAAGAGCTAGATATAAACGATAATCCGCAGATTGCCTACAAACTCTTTGAAATACTTAATTTTATTATCCGAGAGATGATAACTCGCCCCAAAGAGCTTGATAGTATTTTTGAGGACAATATATCAGAGGGTGAAAAAGCAGCTATAAAAAGAAGAGATGGGAAGTAA
- a CDS encoding Bro-N domain-containing protein produces the protein MQLQVFNQNGFKVRGGLIEDKPYFVAMDIAKALEYSETAMMLRRLDDDEIMELSADLAGGFSKHASAIKIINESGLYNAILGSKKPQAKAFKKWITSEVLPSIRKQGYYVNAESTLIAELRDSNLSKDALKKQNENLKDELLSAQKELINFYKTHNPRSKVKEHSTEIIAKIQELHKNGMGTMQIVRALGVSESSVRKYKERK, from the coding sequence ATGCAGTTGCAAGTGTTTAATCAAAATGGTTTTAAAGTTAGAGGTGGGCTTATTGAGGATAAGCCTTATTTTGTAGCTATGGATATTGCTAAGGCATTGGAATATAGCGAAACCGCTATGATGTTGCGTAGGCTTGATGATGACGAGATTATGGAACTATCTGCCGATTTGGCAGGTGGTTTTTCAAAGCACGCTTCAGCTATTAAAATTATCAACGAAAGTGGTTTATACAACGCTATTTTAGGAAGCAAAAAGCCCCAAGCTAAAGCTTTTAAAAAATGGATAACCTCTGAAGTTTTGCCAAGCATTAGAAAGCAAGGTTATTATGTAAATGCTGAATCTACTTTGATTGCAGAGCTAAGGGATTCTAATTTAAGTAAAGATGCCTTGAAAAAACAAAATGAAAACCTTAAAGATGAGCTTTTATCTGCTCAAAAAGAGCTTATAAACTTCTATAAAACACACAATCCTAGAAGTAAAGTCAAAGAGCATTCAACAGAAATCATTGCAAAAATCCAAGAGCTCCATAAAAATGGAATGGGCACAATGCAAATTGTCCGAGCACTTGGAGTGAGCGAATCTAGTGTAAGAAAATATAAGGAGAGAAAATGA
- a CDS encoding RCC1 domain-containing protein, whose translation MPTQTPQGEDSMEQTQQMQTLLEIKAELGELAKLDFDLKEPLQVLNTHADSLKEEVEANITHALREVNIHSKRLLSMHLYRALAYQDIITNIKGEVLFYGDVYMQGLSVNNNTGSGRANGAVFSRVPLPCDIEFIEVFGGHTTFYALPKEGNFLYVWGSNVEGSAGVGNTTALTLPVRVDFPARVLKVCCGTSESNAKQSAIALLENGLVYVCGSNTIGELGVGNTLPLSAWTQNPHLSDIQDIFLCSNGNAGMFMAIDNEGALYVCGHNQQGACGNGANANLTLPFKLSFNQKVKLAKASITASNAHYCTAMIVLEDGSVRGAGYALENNLSQSAVGNINIFTTLLDERGEPLSGIVDIFPASIGGTALALDCDGNLYAWGRGAFGYGNDNTAVNAKAAIVLENVESVQHWDRANTRVVAKIKDSQTLLAFGFNTDGALGIGNVLNTRIWQQVPLPPAFKQYKLQCFGAEAHLVVIADNEIYACGTTRDGSLKYTTPTLQKQ comes from the coding sequence ATGCCTACACAAACACCACAAGGAGAAGATTCTATGGAGCAAACACAGCAAATGCAAACCCTGCTAGAGATAAAAGCAGAGCTAGGCGAACTCGCAAAGCTAGATTTTGATTTAAAAGAGCCATTGCAAGTTCTCAACACTCACGCTGATAGTCTCAAAGAGGAGGTAGAAGCTAATATCACTCACGCCCTTAGAGAAGTCAATATCCACTCAAAAAGGCTTTTGTCTATGCACCTTTATCGCGCGTTGGCATACCAAGATATTATCACAAATATTAAGGGTGAGGTGCTTTTCTATGGCGATGTGTATATGCAGGGCTTGAGTGTTAATAACAACACAGGCAGCGGGAGAGCAAATGGAGCGGTATTCTCAAGAGTGCCACTGCCTTGTGATATAGAATTTATTGAAGTATTTGGCGGACATACAACCTTTTATGCTCTGCCAAAAGAGGGCAATTTCCTCTATGTATGGGGGAGTAATGTAGAGGGGAGTGCGGGAGTGGGCAATACTACTGCCCTTACTTTGCCTGTGAGAGTGGATTTTCCTGCGCGTGTGCTTAAAGTATGCTGTGGCACTTCAGAAAGCAATGCTAAACAATCCGCGATTGCCCTGCTTGAAAATGGCTTAGTATATGTGTGCGGGAGCAATACCATAGGAGAGCTTGGAGTGGGCAATACTCTGCCTCTTTCTGCTTGGACACAAAATCCGCATTTAAGCGATATTCAAGACATTTTTCTATGCAGCAATGGGAATGCGGGTATGTTTATGGCTATTGATAATGAGGGCGCACTCTATGTATGCGGACATAATCAGCAAGGAGCGTGCGGAAATGGCGCAAATGCGAATCTGACTTTGCCCTTTAAATTGAGCTTTAATCAAAAAGTCAAACTTGCCAAAGCAAGTATCACGGCAAGTAATGCACACTATTGCACGGCTATGATTGTGTTAGAGGACGGCAGTGTGCGAGGCGCAGGATACGCACTAGAGAACAATCTTTCCCAAAGTGCAGTAGGAAATATCAATATCTTTACCACACTTTTAGATGAGCGGGGAGAGCCATTAAGCGGGATTGTTGATATATTTCCTGCAAGTATTGGTGGCACAGCTCTCGCATTAGATTGTGATGGCAATCTCTATGCGTGGGGCAGAGGCGCATTTGGCTATGGAAATGACAATACAGCAGTCAATGCCAAAGCTGCAATAGTGCTAGAAAATGTAGAGAGTGTGCAGCATTGGGATAGGGCAAACACACGCGTAGTAGCCAAAATAAAAGATTCCCAAACTCTACTTGCCTTTGGCTTTAACACCGATGGCGCACTTGGCATTGGCAATGTGCTCAATACAAGGATATGGCAACAAGTGCCGCTTCCTCCTGCATTCAAGCAATACAAGTTGCAATGTTTCGGGGCGGAGGCGCATTTGGTAGTGATAGCTGATAATGAAATTTATGCCTGTGGGACTACAAGAGATGGGAGTCTCAAATACACCACGCCCACACTACAAAAACAATAA